ATGCCTGTGCTGCTGTTGAAGGGTTGAGTGTTGAATGATTGCTGCTTGCTGTTAGGTAGTAATGGCATCTGGGAGCGCCGCCGCCACTAGCCAAGATCCGTGGGTGAGAGTGAAGGGCAGCCTGGTCCTGGTGTTGTAGACCCTGAGTATCTTCTCTGAGCTTATGTTGAGAAGCTGAGAAGCTTACACCTGCATCCCCTAATGGGCAATATTCTGATCTTATCTCAGTTTCTCATTAATTTATTGCTGTAACTGTACATTACATGGCATACTTTtcattttattatatatatatatatatatatatatatatatatatatatatatatatatatatgcaccgTATCCCCGAATGACTGGTTTTGAAAAATGCCGTATCCTATGTCCCCGTATGCGTATCCGTCATTTCCGTCCCTGTGTCCGTGCTTTTTAGCTTACTAGGACAGAAGATTAACGAGATTAGCAGCTCCTTGATTGGAAAAGAAAATTGGGAACGATGTTTACTTTTTTGACCTTCAATTAAATCGTAAAATATTGAGTGAGGCAAACCATCCTTTTCTTTTGCTGCGTTTTAGTAGGAACATTTATTCCGCTACCTCCACATGAAGCAAAACTTGCCTTCAGTACACATTTCATGTGAATTATGCTCATCTCTCACTTTTCATGCGTACAAGTGGTGCTGCTTTGCTTGTTGAAGCTGCGAACATGGGTGATCCAGAGGCACAGTATGAACTTGGATGTCGGCTAAGAGTTGAGGTTTTCACTCTTCATCTGCTTTTGGCATCTTTCTGTtccactttttttttgcggggcacTTTATTAATTGAATATTAGTTGTTTGCTGGGCAAATGATAGTTTCATTCCTTATACCATTTCTGTGGAATATTTCTTCACCTCAGTTGATGCTTAACCTTGTTGCTTGTAGAATGATCATGTTCAGTCTGATCAACAGGCCTTCCATTATATAGAGAAAGCTGTTGACCAGGTATGCTCGCCACCTGAATGTTGATCATATATTTTCTACTATGCTTCTTGATAAGCATATTCAGCTTTTACCTATCTTTGAATGCAGTTGCATCCTGGTGCTTTGTATCTTCTTGGTGCTGTATATATAACTGGGGATTGCGTCAAGAGGGACATAGCTTCAGCTATGTGGTGTTTCCATAGAGCTTCAGAAAAGGTAGTAAATGAAATAGATCAACTCAAAATTATCTTATTTACTTGCAACCCATGAATCACGTTGTTATTTCTGTTTTTCTGACATCTCAGTTTTGAACATCTCAGGGACATGCTGGAGCTGCAATTGCATATGGTTCCCTTCTTCTGAAAGGTTTGTAGACAAGTAGTAACTCTTAACGTTTCAAGAGATAATCATGTGTCCTTATATTATCCTTCTTGTAATGGCTATTTTAGAGTAAACAGGTTGTGAAGTTATGGTTTCACCATTAATTTGGACAGCTCTTGATCAACTGATTTTGTTTAATTTTGGCTGGAATTGTTAGATTACTCCAGACTCCAGGCCTATCTGTTTATGATGCTTACCGTGTGGTTGTTTCAGGTGCTGAAGTGCCTGAAGTCATTACCAGGTTCAACTCAGGCAAGAGTCCGTCAACTGGGAAGGTGCGAAAAAGGACAATACAGCAGGACCCAGTAAAGCTGGCAAAGGAGCAGTTCCAGATAGCAGCTGAGTCTGGATCTGACCTCGGTTTACGGTGGTTGAAGAGGCTTGGAGATTACGAAAAACAGCCCGAAGAGCTAAAGCAAATCCAGCAATGACCTCCAGCGAAAGAATACCACTGCATTCGGCAATTAGTGGATGTTGCAATGCTCTTGCTGCACATTAGTAGAGAGCTTCATGTTTCATCTGCCTTCAGAATGTAGAGATAACCTATCTGCACATTAAAAATCGCTATTTCTGTAAGCTTTTCTTGCTCCTAGG
Above is a window of Triticum aestivum cultivar Chinese Spring chromosome 6B, IWGSC CS RefSeq v2.1, whole genome shotgun sequence DNA encoding:
- the LOC123136937 gene encoding uncharacterized protein; its protein translation is MIAASARRVAAAAASSSQSGRVSQLASTLNHQRWIHDRNKKAMELVAKGWSALQEVDRVIDFADRNDKRLIPLLRGAKENFELALEIDNMNTHARCWLAKMHFKYHVPGACKAIGAALLVEAANMGDPEAQYELGCRLRVENDHVQSDQQAFHYIEKAVDQLHPGALYLLGAVYITGDCVKRDIASAMWCFHRASEKGHAGAAIAYGSLLLKGAEVPEVITRFNSGKSPSTGKVRKRTIQQDPVKLAKEQFQIAAESGSDLGLRWLKRLGDYEKQPEELKQIQQ